In the genome of Bacteroidetes Order II. bacterium, one region contains:
- a CDS encoding class I fructose-bisphosphate aldolase, which yields MSLVPANTESILADKAEYYLGFNAPKISKEQLHLPGSDFVDRVFGISDRTPQVLRSIQAMFGTGRLANTGYLSILPVDQGIEHSAGASFAKNPIYFDPENIVKLAIEGGCNAVCSTYGGLGSVARKYAHKIPMMLKINHNELLTYPNKFDQVMFAQVKNAWDMGCVSIGATVYFGSDQSTRQLMEVSEAFAYAHELGMATVLWCYTRNNAFKVNGVNYETGADLTGQANHLGATIEADIVKQKQPDCNGGFKALNSGNSSYGKLDERMYTELASDHPIDLTRYQVANGYMGRIGLINSGGGSGSNDLQEAVITAVVNKRAGGMGLISGRKAFQRPMNEGVGILNAIQDVFLDESVSIA from the coding sequence ATGAGTTTAGTCCCTGCAAATACGGAATCTATTCTGGCAGATAAAGCCGAATATTATTTGGGATTTAATGCCCCGAAAATTAGTAAAGAACAACTCCATTTGCCAGGCAGCGATTTTGTTGACCGCGTTTTTGGCATTAGTGACCGGACACCCCAAGTACTGCGCTCCATTCAAGCCATGTTCGGAACAGGTCGGCTTGCCAATACGGGCTATCTGTCCATTTTGCCCGTAGATCAGGGAATTGAGCACTCCGCAGGTGCTTCTTTTGCCAAAAACCCGATCTACTTTGATCCCGAAAACATCGTTAAATTGGCCATCGAAGGCGGTTGTAATGCCGTATGCTCCACCTATGGCGGTCTTGGCTCGGTAGCACGAAAATACGCGCATAAAATCCCGATGATGCTCAAAATCAACCACAACGAATTATTGACCTATCCCAATAAATTTGACCAAGTAATGTTTGCGCAGGTCAAGAATGCATGGGACATGGGCTGTGTTTCGATTGGCGCAACGGTCTATTTTGGATCAGACCAATCCACACGTCAGTTAATGGAAGTCTCTGAAGCCTTTGCCTATGCGCATGAACTGGGCATGGCTACCGTCTTGTGGTGTTATACCCGCAACAACGCCTTTAAAGTAAATGGCGTAAACTACGAAACAGGCGCCGACCTGACGGGCCAAGCCAACCACCTTGGCGCAACCATTGAGGCCGATATTGTTAAGCAAAAACAACCAGACTGTAATGGTGGTTTTAAAGCCCTCAATTCTGGCAACTCCAGCTATGGCAAATTAGACGAGCGGATGTACACCGAGCTTGCAAGCGATCATCCGATTGACTTGACGCGCTATCAGGTGGCCAATGGCTACATGGGCCGCATCGGCCTCATCAACTCCGGCGGCGGCTCTGGCTCCAATGACTTGCAAGAGGCCGTTATTACCGCTGTTGTTAACAAACGTGCTGGCGGAATGGGACTTATTTCCGGCAGAAAAGCCTTCCAACGCCCCATGAATGAGGGGGTCGGGATACTGAATGCCATTCAAGATGTCTTCTTAGACGAATCCGTAAGCATTGCATAA
- a CDS encoding SDR family oxidoreductase — protein MKGKTILVTGASAGIGAESVKQLAAMGAQVVLVGRNEAKCQRVVSEVRQATGNEALHYLLADLSSMTAVRQLADTYKSRFDRLDVLLNNAGAMFLKYEESPDGVEQTIALNHLNYFLLTHALLDLLMQTPGARVVNVASDAHRPGKINLSDLQMRQAYSGWGQYCNSKLMNIMFTYAAARRLENSGVTINCLHPGFVASDFGDNNASGAMGKLFVGAWRFAKKLSAISVEKGAATQVYLASSPEVVGISGRYFSNRKAVKSSALSYDEVLGEALWSKTEVLAGVEWA, from the coding sequence ATGAAAGGCAAAACAATTTTAGTTACGGGCGCTTCGGCGGGCATCGGCGCCGAGTCTGTTAAACAACTGGCGGCGATGGGTGCACAAGTGGTACTGGTTGGACGGAACGAGGCCAAGTGCCAGAGGGTGGTCTCGGAAGTGAGGCAGGCCACGGGAAATGAGGCACTCCATTATTTGCTGGCAGATTTGTCCTCGATGACGGCCGTTCGGCAACTGGCGGATACCTATAAGTCGCGCTTCGACCGTTTGGATGTATTGCTGAATAATGCCGGTGCCATGTTCCTAAAGTATGAAGAAAGTCCGGATGGGGTGGAGCAAACGATTGCGCTGAATCACCTGAATTATTTCTTGTTGACACACGCGTTGTTGGACCTCCTGATGCAAACGCCAGGTGCGCGTGTGGTAAATGTGGCATCAGATGCGCACCGACCGGGCAAAATTAATTTGTCGGACTTGCAGATGAGGCAAGCATATAGCGGCTGGGGGCAGTATTGTAATAGCAAATTGATGAACATCATGTTTACCTATGCTGCTGCTCGTCGTTTAGAAAACAGCGGCGTTACCATCAACTGTTTGCATCCAGGATTTGTGGCCTCCGATTTTGGCGATAACAATGCATCGGGCGCTATGGGTAAACTTTTTGTTGGGGCGTGGCGGTTTGCCAAAAAACTATCCGCCATTTCGGTGGAAAAAGGAGCGGCCACACAAGTATATCTGGCCTCTTCGCCGGAGGTAGTTGGCATCTCTGGGCGCTATTTCAGCAACCGAAAAGCCGTAAAATCGTCTGCCCTCAGCTACGACGAAGTGCTCGGCGAGGCGCTCTGGTCCAAGACAGAAGTCCTTGCAGGGGTGGAATGGGCCTAA